The genomic DNA ggcagggagaggaaggatgTAGGACCAGAggtcaagagaggaggcaaagagaggaggcaaggagaggaggcaaggagaggaggcagggagaggaggcaaggagaggaggcaaggagaggaggcaaggagaggaaggatgtaGGACCAGAggtcaagagaggaggcaaggagaggaggcagggagaggaggccaagagaggaggcaaggagaggaggcagggagaggaggccaagagaggaggcaaggagaggaggcaaggagaggaggcaggcagaggaggcagggagaggaggcagggagaggaggccaagagaggaggcaaggagaggaggcagggagaggaggcaaggagaggaggcaaggagaggaggcagggagaggaggcagggagaggaggcaaggagaggaaggatgggaagaccagaggtcaagagaggaggcaaggagaggaggcagggagaggaggccaagagaggaggcaaggagaggaggcagggagaggaaggatgTAGGACCAGAggtcaagagaggaggcaaggagaggaggcaaggagaggaggcaaggagaggaggcagggagaggaggcaaggagaggaggcaaggagaggaggcaaggagaggaaggatgtaGGACCAGAggtcaagagaggaggcaaggagaggaggcagggagaggaggcagggagaggaggcaaggagaggaggcagggagaggaggccaagagaggaggcaaggagaggaggcaaggagaggaggcaggcagaggaggcagggagaggaggcagggagaggaggccaagagaggaggcaaggagaggaggcaaggagaggaaggatgtaGGACCAGAGgtcaagagaggaggcagggagaggaggcaaggagaggaggccaagagaggaggcaaggagaggaggcaatgagaggaggcagggagaggaggcaaggagaggaggcaaggagaggaggcagggagaggaaggatgggaagaccagaggtcaagagaggaggcagggagaggaggcaaggagaggaggccaagagaggaggcaaggagaggaggcaatgagaggaggcagggagaggaggcaaggagaggaggcaaggagaggaggcagggagaggaaggatgggaagaccagaggtcaagagaggaggcaaggagaggaggccaagagaggaggcaaggagaggaaggatgtaGGACCAGAggtcaagagaggaggcaaggagaggaggccaagagaggaggcaaggagaggaggcagggagaggaggcagggagaggaggcagggagaggaggccaagagaggaggcaaggagaggaggcaaggagaggaggcagggagaggaggcaaggagaggagacaggggcgaggagaggaggaaaggagaggaggcaaggagaggaaggatgggaagaccagaggtcaagagaggaggcaaggagaggaggcagggagaggaggccaagagaggaggcaaggagaggaggcaaggagaggaaggatgggaagaccagaggtcaagagaggaggcagggagaggaggcagggagaggaggccaagagaggaggcaaggagaggaggcaaggagaggaggcagggagaggaggcaaggagaggaggccagGAGAGGAGGcggggagaggaggcaaggagaggaggcagggagaggaggcagggagaggaggcagggagaggaggcaaggagaggaggcgggGAGAGGAGGCGGGGAGAGGAGGCGGGGAGAGGAGGcggggagaggaggcaaggagaggaggcgggGAGAGGAGGTAAGGAGAGGAGGcggggagaggaggcaaggagaggaggcaaggagaggaggcagggagaggaggcaaggagaggaggccaaacgtttggtccgcccattgttttgcattggcGTGTTTTCAtgtcacgtgactcccgagttcccgtctacggaaaggaaaacatggcggacatttttagatttttcagataaaaatatgattttgtaacttagtctgggcataaaaatacattctgacaccatttctagcgagaaatgtggtctttgcttccacagtcttcagccagttcgtgcttatgatatatattttaatagttatcacgaatgttttttTCGTTGCTATGATGGTTGCTATGACGCTGCCATGCCACATGgttgttgaaaccagttcaagacgcttagctcatcattgagggacgctacactataaatataaacatgaatttgatttatgaatgctttagattaataaggagtaTATTTCTCTACCATTACTccacaataacagatcaatttggtttaatgtatagtatgcaatatgacaataatgttttcatgttatggagttgcgattcattttataaaacaattgctatgttctgttttttaatcaaggaggatccaagtgaagctacaggagtttcattaacgtcaataacttggaccgaacagtttgttttgcttgatgaagaggaggaagggcagcctggagagaaagaggagccgggttgagcccacgaccatcatccacgtaccacaaggaagatgagggagagaaatgatcctaccattaaagaggtacttttaagttacataccagaaacaccattttatataatgtgccaaatatacatttttattaaatccccaaagtacgctggctgaaatacaagttaatatcacactgagaGAGATTTGATCgatcatgcttccctgctgtggacattgtagtattaatgtgtttgaataagtcagtctgccgattaccagctactgatttaaagtgaaacatatattacactttttatattttttaaatatttttattcagaaatgtttatctcaaaataaatgttactttgtataaatattgataaaaagtgagtaaatgagaagtaacgtacttggcaataaaatactttctGATAACATTGTAATTTTCCTGAGGGTTCACGgagaaacaaacagtttttGTTTCCGTTTTATTTCTCTGAACAGAATGTCAATAAAGTTTTGGAACGTGGTGTGACGTCATAGCTGTGCGACACTCGCACAGAGGAAGCACGCGTGTTGTCAGAACCgggaccagctcttgttttagTGCCGGTCTCTGCGGGACAGACAGCGGGGACATGGGGGACCGGAGCCGGCTGTGCTCCGTGTGGCTCGGCTCGGAGACCGGGATCCTGAAGGGGGTCAGCGTGGCCCGGAAGCAGGCCTTCAACTTCTGCAACACGAGCCACCTGAGCCGGGACCAGGAGCTGCGGGTCCTGGTCTGGGGCGACCCGGCGGAGAGCGAGCTGCTGGCCGGGGCCGTGGACGGGACCGTGAAGACCTTCAGCACCGAGAAGGGCGAGTTCACCGAGAGCCGGACCTGCGGAGACCCGGAGGACGGCTGCTTCACCGGGCTGGCGGCCCGGGGCTCCGGGCTGCTGACCGCCTCGGAGCGGGGCCCGGTGCGGGTCTGGAGGGAGGACTCCACCGAACCGGTCCTGGAGCTGGACGCCGGGAAGAACGTGTGCAGGATGCGGCTGAGCCCGGTGCACCCGAACCGGGTCGCGACCGGAGGGAAGGAGACCGGCCTGAGGATCTGGGACCTGGAGCGGCCGGAGGAGCCCACCTTCACCGCCAAGAACCTGAGGGACGACTGGCTGGACCTGAGGAGACCCCACTGGGTCCGGGACCTGGCCTTCATCCCGGGGGGGGACAAGGTGGTGACGTGCACAGGCTTCCATCaggtgagagacacagagagagagagagacacacacacacacacccagagagagagagagagagacacacacagagacacacacacagagagagagagagagagacacacacagagacacacacagagacacacacagagacacacacacacacacacacacagagacacacacacacacagagacacacacagagacacacacacacagagacagagacacgcacagacagagacacacacacagagagacacacactgagaccgagagacagagagacacacgcacacagagagagagacagagacacacacacacagagagacacacacacacagagagacacacacacacagagagacacacacacacagagagacacacacacacacacacacacagagacacacacagagacacacacagagacacacacacacagagacagagacacacacacagaccgagacacacagagagagagacacagacacacacagagagacacagagagacacacacacacagagagacagagacacgcacagacagagacacacacacagagagacacacactgagaccgagagacagagagacacacgcacacagagagagagacagagacacacacacacagagagacacacacacacagagagacacacacacacagagagacacacacacacagagagacacacatacacacacacacagagagacacacacacagacacacagagagagagagagagagagagagagagagagagagagagagacacacacacacacagagagagacacacagagagacagacacacacacacatagagagagacacacacacacatagagagagagagagacacacacacacatagagagagacagaggcacacacacagacagagagacacacacacacagagagacagagacacacacagagacacacacacacacagagagacagagacatagagacacacacacacacagagagacacacacacagacacacagagagagagagagagacacacacacacacagacacacacacacacacacacagagacacacacacagagacacacacacacacagagacacacacacacacacacacacacacacagacctgatgTTTTAAACCATTAAACCCTTtgatctttcttcttcttcctgtttctcaaACATTTGACTGACgtaattcaaagttttgacCCTTTGATCTTTTTCTGCTGAACATAAACTCTCGATATGAAAGTTGTGACCACGTGAGTTTCAACGTCTGCTGAATATCTAAAGGTCACGACTCTGcagacagcgccccctgctggtggagaCGTGTCCTCTGTTCTAAcccgtctctgtgtgtcctctgtcaGATCCACGTCTTCGACCCCGCCTCCCCTCGGCGCCGGCCCGTCTTCGAGGCGGAGTTCGGCGAGTACCCGCTAACCGCCCTGTCCCTGCCCGCCGCCGGCGACACCGTGGTGGTGGGGAACACGCACGGCGAGGTGGCCATGCTGGACCTGAGGAAGGGCCTGGTGCGTGGCGTCCTGAAGGGGCTGGCGGGCGGCGTGCGCTGGCTGCAGTGTCACCCGACCCAGCCGCTGGTGGCGTCCTGCGGCCTGGACCGCTTCCTGCGCATCCACAGCCTGGAGGACCGCACGCTGCTGCACAAGGTCTACCTCAAGTCCCGCCTCAACTGCCTCCTGCTGTCCAGCCGCGCCCTGGAGGACGCCGGGCGGGACACGGGGACGGGGGGGGAGGGGccggaggtgaaggaggaggaggacgaggtgtGGGACACGATGGAGACGGTCTGGGAGAAGCCGAAGAGGAAAactggggaggaagaggaggagccacagaagaagagtaaaacaggggaggaagaggaggagccacagaagaagagtaaaacaggggaggaagaggaggagccacagaagaagagtaaaacaggggaggaagaggaggagccacagaagaagaataaaacaggggaggaagaggaggagccacagaagaagaggaagaagaagaggaaagccTGAGGTGTGATCAGAGACGTTATGACATCATCAGACTGAGACGCGTGGCTTCGTCTCCGTACGTTCattaaaacacagaagaagagctTATTAATAACAATGAATGTTTTCTCCGTTTCTTTGCTAAAACTTGTAAattgatattttatataaacTTCAAAATACAACAGTTAAATCCTGTTCTGGAgtcaatgtttattttcagtttgttaatAAAGATTTTGCCAGAGACGATGATTGTGATGTCACGCTACAATCtgcttattattatttgtggtattatttttattattataagttaACTGAACAGAGCAGAGATGGTCTAACGATCAGATACTCACCAGGTCACATATTCATGAATCAATAATTAAACATCTTCAGGTTTTGTCTAAGTTTTGAACATTAGGTTCAActtatataaagtataaagtgaCATGAAAGAATCGTAAGTTCCTTCCAGTTGTAATAGAGTAAATGTACTCGGTTACTTTCCACCACATTCGAGTACCTTCATTAATCCCCCCCCCAGGCAGCACAGACTCAGACGTGTATTAATAGTTTTTATTAAACAGCTTCACGTTAGTAACAGTGAAATGTTTTGATCTGAGTTGGATCCACTCGTCTGCTTCAGTCACATGAATCTGAAACGTTTATTAAAGATTATTAACACGTCTGAATAAAATGTCAGTGGACGTGTGATCTGATTCTGTTCagtgcttttgtttctgtggtTCTGAAATCCTTCAGAACCTTCAGAACCTTCAGAACCTCAGAACCTCAGTTCCCTTCTTCTGAACACGGGTTAGAgaacaacacagaaaacatcaaacaagaaaacaagctGACGTGGAAACTGTCAGAAGGTTTGaaccttttcaaattaaaaccatTAAAGATCCGTCGCTGGAAAGTGAAGTTTGTGTTATAATGGGAAACAGGTTCAGTGACCATGTGACCACTCATCCAAACACAAGCCGACTTCAACACTAACTCAACTTCCTGCTCGAGCTGAGATCCAATCCACTGCAGATCAAGTCACTTCCAACAGTTTCTGCAGATCATGGATCCAGTTCAACCAAATTAAATTTAGAAAGCACAGAATGTAACTTATTACCCAGAAAGTAACTTCTGTAATGTAACTTCCCTGTTTCATGACAGGTATGACAGGACATGAATTAAAACCAGTAGGGATGAGGAGCTCAATCATGATTTCATACTTTGCAGCTGTagctttttatatttccttgtatgataattaattaataattaaatatacatattttaagTCTAAAATCActaaaacattttgaaacaaaCACGTCACAGTTCCCCGGAGGATGTGATGAAGGAGAAAGATTCTCCAGCTTCCAGGATGTAAATAATTGTCGCTGGTTTTCAACGAGCTGGATTTTCACTGTCGGACAAAACACTTTGAAATGAAACGGATGAATTGATGATGAATTGAATGATCAGTgtaagctccgcctcctcctctgtaacactgctcacacacagtcactgaaCATGAAGTAAATAACGTGAAACTGTCATTAGAATATAAACGTGATAGTCTCGTTATTCTAGGTTCATGTGTAGAAATCTGTAAACTCTTCTTCATGTTGAGATGAGGTCCGGGGACTCGACTGGGTTAGGGGAGGAGCCTGCAGACCGACACGCCTCCAGCGCCAGGACCGGTCACTCCGACGTCTTTTCATCACAGAGTTTCCTGTTCACCGGTTTTCCTGCTCCACCcgttcttcctctctcctcctcctcctcgtcccgcTCAGTCTCCTCTCCCCCCCGGCTGAACCGCCGCCGGCTGAGCTTCTCCGGGTCGTGAGACGCCATGTCGCTGAAGTCTCGGAAGATGTCCCGAAACGTCTGGTCGTCCCCTGAGGACAAACGGTTCCGTGAACACTCAGTTTGCTCCGGTGTTGACAGACGCTTGTTAGAGGAGAAGTGAAGTCGACTCACCCACGGATCCAAAGACTCCTTCTGAGTCTCGCATCTCCTCGTTCATCCTGGCCATCCGCAGCCTGTAACCACGGCAACACGTTACTCACCTCAGGATTCATACGATCTGAAACTAACCCGAGATAAACAATCATCCCGATCTCCAGCTCGGATTAAGCTAACTTAGCTTGTTCAGCTAACAGTTATTTACGTTAGATAAACATTGGTcctgaatagggttgcaaaattccgggaatattcaaagttggaaactttacatgggaattaacgggaattaacgggaattaactggaaatgatATGATGagaaaaaatgagaaaaaagtttgtaaaaaaacactaatgcaatgccagagatataaatagttagccaaacaattggaatcgtctgtgaacatattttacaattgatggataaatgaatggaaatagtctagatgaacagatgaacaatcctcaatcagcatgctaatatattttcccagtaatatcatggaaacttacctgactagtcctgcactctacagcaggcctcaatagtcctgctgtagagtgaagcatgctgggagttatctgtgcatgtgatggaagaatgcacagtggaggcttgaaactcaacgttccatctttaaaatagagttttgaaagatggttttattgctcagcgtttaatttatggattttttttttttaattcccaaaattcccaatctaaacttcccatggaaagtttccgaaaagtttcctgaaatttaccagaaactttccgcccctttgcagcCCTACTCCTGATCGACCTTAGTTTATtaaacttataataataatttgctGCAGCTCTTCCTCTGATGTCGCTCGTCGTGCTACAGACGTTCACTGACGAGAACCACGAGAACCGTGATCGCTTCCACGACTTCCCTCAAACACGTGGAACTGCTTCACGCTCCGGAGACTTACAGCGTGACAATGTCAGCGTTGGCTGTTTCCACGGCGATGGCCAACGGGTCCTGTCCTCTCTCGTCCACAGCGTACTGATTGGCTCCTCTCTTCAACAGCAGACACACCTGCCTGCAACAGCCAATGAACATCAGCCCCCTCTGGTCTGATTAAACAgcgtgtacagtgtgtgtgtgtgtgtgtgtgtgtgtgtgtgtgtgtgtgtgtgtatgtgtgtgtgtgtgtttctgtgtgtgttattaccCAGTGTGTCCAGCGGTGGCAGCAGCGTGCAGCGCTCCGTGTCCTCTCAGGTCTCGGTAGTTGACGTTAGCTCCGTTAAGCAGCAGGAACTCACAGGCCAACAGTGACCCCTGCAGGCAGTGGAGAGAAACATTACAATCAGGATTATCTGAACAATtggaaatcacatttaaaagtgTTAATAATAAGAGAACAGTGATCAGTGGTCATTAGACAGCTGTGTGACGCCTCCTCACCCCGACAGCCGCTCCAATCAGCCCCGTgcgtccctcctcctccgcgaTGCTGCCGTTGACCTCCGCCCCCTCAGCCAGTGCCACTGCCATGGCAACCGGGTCTCCGTCCAACGCCGCCTGGTACAGACGCAGCCCGGCCTCGACCTTGTGACGCTCTGAAACAGAACGACATTCTTCAATTATCTGATAATTAAATCGTTTGTCATCATGTCAGAACACATGTTTTGCTTTAGCTACATTAATAACGGATGTGATGATACCGTTATCACTTTTCGGCAAACGGGTCGATCGGACTTACGATCTGAGTCCGATTTACTGTTCCGCACAAATCTCTTCTCCACGTATTTCTCTTTGATCCACGTCTCCTTCTcggctctgaggaggaggaacagggaAGAAGCttcaggtcaaagttcacaaacaaacactaacaACACGACACATTACGCACATTgattttgaattattaaaatgacCAGACATTCATGAATTCACTTATTCCATGTTTCAGTAACGAGACACAGGGACGTTACCGCGAGCTGCCGGCCGAAGGTTTCACTCGTCCTTCTTCTGAACATCGAGACTCGTAGATCTGGTTCATGACATCGTTTCCCAGAacacagagaagctgaagaaCAAGAAGTCGTGGGTTCGATGCTTTTAGCTTCAAAGGAACTTTCTGAACTGAGTGAAATGAGCTGGAAGTATTTCAGTGGCCGCCATAATAAGAGCTTTTCCAATTCTCAAAAtgatgtgtggtgtgtgtgtgtgtgtgtgtgtgtgtgtgtgtgtgtgtgtttgtgtgtgtgtgtgtgtttgtgtgttacctTCAGCTGTTCAGCCTCCCACGAGTCCAGGGTGAGGGATCGGACCTTGGACAGGTGAACACCCAGGCTCCTACagacatgatgacatcattttAACTGGAGCATATTTTTATTGCCATATATATTCTAAAATAATTCAACACAAATATTATCAAAGTGTCTATAATGTTTACTCTagataacataatataatatttaatatgatatataacaaaatatgaGACGATATTAAGTTTCAGCTCCGTATCAGAATCACTCTGCGTCCACACACTTCCTGGAACACGTCACATGACCGAACGTCTTGGTCCTCGACTAAAGTTACTGTTCgtccaaaataaaacacaacccGGGAGTTTCCTTATTAAAATGAGCGTTTACAAAAGCTTCCattgtaaccatagcaacagaggGCGATTTAAAACATGGCCGTAGCATTAGACACGCCCCCTGCTGTGGTTACCTGTGTATGCCGGAGCACTCGATGCACATGGTGACTCCCAGGTTGATGGAGGCCCAGCGCGGCTCCTCCTGGCCGCAGTCACAGCAGCGCCGGTTCCCGCGGCCCCCGAGGGCCACGCCCAGGGCCGCCAGCCTCTGGGCGGGGGGGCCCGGAGGGTCACTCCCACCacacaggagagaggggggCTCTTTAGGCTGCACACAGGAGAGGGTCCAGAATGTAAAGACATAGAGGTTAATGAGCtgtcctgcagccagccacctggGGGCGCTAGAGAGCTCGCTGAGGGTGAACCTGCCTGAGTGAGTGGAGCGCCGGCTCGCTCCCGGTAGGCGTGGTCGATGCTGGCCTGCAGCGCGGCGAGCCACGCCTGCTTCAGCTGCTCCGAGTCGGCCTGCAGCGCACagcacctgagacacacaacacaggtaCACATCTACTGTTACACATCTAgagtcacacatctacagtcacacatctacagtcacacatctacagtcacacatctacagtcacacatctacagtcacacatctacagttacacatctacagttacacatctacactcacacatctacagttacacatctacagtcacacatctaaagttacacatctacagtcacacatctacagtcacacatctacagttacacatctactgttacacatctacagtcacacatctacagtcacacatctacagttacaCACCTACAGTTAaacatctacagtcacacatctacagttacaCATCTACTGTTACACATCTACTGTTACACATCTACAGTAAaacatctacagtcacacatctacagtcacacatctacagtcacacatctacagtcacacatctacagtcacacatctacagtcacacatctacagttacacatctacagtcacacatctacagtcacacatctacagtcacacatctacagttacacatctacagttacacatctacagttacacatctacagtcacacatctacagtcacacatctacagttaca from Limanda limanda chromosome 6, fLimLim1.1, whole genome shotgun sequence includes the following:
- the wdr74 gene encoding WD repeat-containing protein 74, which translates into the protein MGDRSRLCSVWLGSETGILKGVSVARKQAFNFCNTSHLSRDQELRVLVWGDPAESELLAGAVDGTVKTFSTEKGEFTESRTCGDPEDGCFTGLAARGSGLLTASERGPVRVWREDSTEPVLELDAGKNVCRMRLSPVHPNRVATGGKETGLRIWDLERPEEPTFTAKNLRDDWLDLRRPHWVRDLAFIPGGDKVVTCTGFHQIHVFDPASPRRRPVFEAEFGEYPLTALSLPAAGDTVVVGNTHGEVAMLDLRKGLVRGVLKGLAGGVRWLQCHPTQPLVASCGLDRFLRIHSLEDRTLLHKVYLKSRLNCLLLSSRALEDAGRDTGTGGEGPEVKEEEDEVWDTMETVWEKPKRKTGEEEEEPQKKSKTGEEEEEPQKKSKTGEEEEEPQKKSKTGEEEEEPQKKNKTGEEEEEPQKKRKKKRKA
- the zgc:162872 gene encoding BAR_ACAPs and ArfGap_ACAP domain-containing protein; amino-acid sequence: MDSLLDFEECVIDSPAFRLNLDQFEKEVSLLETNVDMVMKLCGRMVEAGQAYSSANQLFLSSLAELSICQRKENVITNCLNQFNQGLQEMVSFHTMLFDQTQRAISQQLTNMCTQFLPQLADTRREFVRISEDLETAAVKNAQVSRHKGGDAERASHLLLATRKCHQHFALDYCLQLNTFKTQQRAEILNSVFSFIQAQSTFFHQGFDLIRDLDPTMKTMAAQLSQLSTECAVKRKDLENKHLLVQQRDASGEPMVSPCPGSDDIIQGYLFKRSRRKSKIWKRCWFSIRDNQLSYRKSHKDQALLLFEDLRLCAVRSSDHMERRFCFELLSVQKCCALQADSEQLKQAWLAALQASIDHAYRERAGAPLTQPKEPPSLLCGGSDPPGPPAQRLAALGVALGGRGNRRCCDCGQEEPRWASINLGVTMCIECSGIHRSLGVHLSKVRSLTLDSWEAEQLKLLCVLGNDVMNQIYESRCSEEGRVKPSAGSSRAEKETWIKEKYVEKRFVRNSKSDSDQRHKVEAGLRLYQAALDGDPVAMAVALAEGAEVNGSIAEEEGRTGLIGAAVGGSLLACEFLLLNGANVNYRDLRGHGALHAAATAGHTGQVCLLLKRGANQYAVDERGQDPLAIAVETANADIVTLLRMARMNEEMRDSEGVFGSVGDDQTFRDIFRDFSDMASHDPEKLSRRRFSRGGEETERDEEEEERGRTGGAGKPVNRKLCDEKTSE